TCCATTCTCCTGCAACCGAAATGCTAATACTCTTTCGCCTTTTATATCCACCACCCAATATTCGGGAACTTTTAGGGCTGCATACAACCGTTTCTTTTCATCTAAATCAGTTGCCAAAGTCGTATCGGCAATTTCGCAAACTAAATCCGGTACTCGCCATTTATCTAGATTAATTTTACGCGGTTCTCCAGTTTGCCATTGCGGGAAATTTCCACCGACATATAAAACTCGATCGGGCGCACCTCCACCTACATTTGGCTTCTCAATTACACAGCCACCCAAGTCATCGAAAGCTTGTCCTCCTTTGCTTGTAAACCAAAAACCAAACACAAGTGTTAAAAGATTGTTAAATCGAGCGTGGTTAATTCCTTCGTTACCCATATCAATCAAAAGATATCCTTCATAAAAAAATATCCTGGCTGATTCCAAAGTTGGATCTTCGCAGGCATTTATATAATCTTCCCATGTAGCGGTCTGCCATTGAGCAATTGCAATATTATTTGACGGACTAATAGTAGATGAAGTTAGGTTAACCATAATTGATAAAGCAGGATAGTAGGCGATCGGACCAAAATAATTGGCAAGGTTAAGCGAAATGATAATATTATTCTAGTTTAACATTAGAGTTATATCAAATATTTAAGTACTAGCAATAGTAGTAATTTTTGATTATTGCTACAAGTGGTTTCTCTGTTGGCTTTCTCGCTCGCATCTATTTTAGAGCTAAATTAGGAAGAGAGAAACTAACTAAATCTAATTTATGACAAACTCAGATAGAAATGATGGCACATCTTTTAACTACAACTCCATCCAAGTTCGCAACATGGAAATAGATGACCTCGCACCCGTTTATCACTTAGGGGAAGATGTGTTTACCAGCGATTTGTATCCTTATTTATATCGCACTTGGGATGAATGGGAAGTACTCGGACTTTATAATACCGATCCCGAATACTGTTTGGTGGCGGAAGTAGACGAACAACTAGCAGGATTCATTTTGGGAACCATTATCAGCAAGTCATCTTGGACTTATGGATACATTATCTGGCTGGGAATCAATCCTAACTTTCAGCGACGGGGCGTAGGAGACAAACTGGTTGATAAATTAGTAGAAAGGATGATCGAAGATGGCGTGCGTTTCATGATGGTAGATACCGATCCTGCTAACGTTCCAGCCGTGAAGTTTTTTACTCGCAAAGGTTTTGGCAATATGCGCCAGCACGTTTTTTTATCGATGAATTTAAGTAAGCACGATTATTATGGCAGATTGATTGCTTACGAGAGAGAAAAAGCTGAGAGGGCTGCTTATCGGGGATCGCGCCGTCGTTCATCTTCTCCGCCTCAAGAAATTGTTAGCGAAGTGGCTACTAAAATAATGGTAAGTGAAACTCCTCCTATCTCTCAAGAAACTCAGGATATATAAAAAATCGAGAGTTTAAATAAGGGGATTTAAATTTAAATATCTGCTATAAAGGATGAAGTATTAAATATCAAGTTTTCTACTTCATCTCTTTTAGTTTAGCTTAAAAAAAATCCCATGCCAGAACAGCAACTTCAATGGCAAATTCAGCCAACTATTCAACCGCCAGAATGGTTTCTTGCATCTGTTAAACAATATGCACCGGAACTAGCTGGAAATTATGCTGTTCAACTTTTATGGCAGCGAGGAATTCGCGATCGCGAACAACTAGCAGGATTTTTGAACCCTAGTTTATTCAAGCCAGCTAGTCCGTTTGAATTCGGCCAGGAAATGCAATGGGCGGTTGAAAGATTGCAAAAAGCTAGAAATGATGGCGAAATCGTCGCTATTTGGGGGGATTTCGACGCGGATGGCATTACTTCAACGGCTGTTTTATGGGATGGCTTAGGGCAATTTTTTCCTCAAAATACTCACTTATTTTATTACGTTCCCAATCGCCTGACGGAATCTCACGGGCTTAATTGTGAAGGCATTGATAGCTTGGCAAACAAGGGAGTTTCGCTGATCGTTACTTGCGATACTGGTAGCACCAATGTTAAAGAAATGGAGTATGCCAAAACATTGGGTATCGATATAATCGTTACCGATCACCATACGCTTTTACCAGAACGTCCGCCAGTAATCGCGATCGTCAATCCCCGCTATTTGTCGCCAGAACACCAATTATTTAATTTGTCCGGAGTTGCAGTTGCTTATAAATTGGTAGAAGCGCTTTATCAAAGTTTGCCAAATGTGCCCAAACAACCTTTAGAAGATTTATTAGATTTAGTGACAATTGGGTTAATTGCCGATTTAGTTCAACTTAGTGGAGATTGCCGATATTTAGCGCAATTGGGAATCGAAAAATTGCAAGAAGATTTGCAAAAGCCACCTGCATTGCGGCGGCGTCCGGGAGTTAGTCGTTTGCTAGAATTTTGTCGGAAAAGCGGCGATCGCCCTACGGATATTTCCTTTGGTATTGGCCCGCGAATTAACGCGGTTAGCCGCATTCAAGGGGATGCGAGTTTTTGCGTAGAATTGCTCACCAGCCGCGACATCAAGCACGTGGAAAACTTAGCGCAAGCAACGGAATTAGCGAACTCTCGCCGCAAGTCTTTACAAAAAGACGTACAACAACAAGCCACCCAAAAATTAGCAGAATTAGACTTATCTACTACTAGCTTTATTGTACTGGTAGAAACGGGTTGGCCTGTGGGTGTTTTGGGTTTAGTTGCCGGACAAATCGCCCAAGAAACAGGTCGTCCCACTGTTTTATTAAGTATAGAAGAACCAGCATCAGAAGATAGCAAAGCAGGAGAGGATAATAATGAGCTTTCCAATCGAAAATCGAAAATCGAAAATCAAAAATTGGCCAGGGGTTCTGCGCGATCGGTAAATCAAATCGATCTTTACCAATTAGTCAGCGCTCAAGCACATCTTTTACATCGGTTTGGCGGACATCCTTTCGCCGCCGGATTAAGTATTCCTGTAGAAAATATCCCCTTATTTACACAGGCGATCAATCAAAGATTATGGCAACAATTGGGATCGAATGGTAGTCAATTGGGAACGCGAAATATCTCGGCTGATTTAACTATTACGGTAGCAGAATTAGGACAAGATTTATTTCGAGAATTAAAAGTTTTGGAACCTTGCGGTATGGGTAATCCCGTCCCCCAATTACTGATTAAAAATTGCTGGTTTGAAAATATTTGGAATAAAAACATTCAAGATGCTAGCGGTAAAAAAATTCAATATATTAAAACTGAGTTTAAAATTTGCGATGATTCTGACCAAATAGGGTTTCCCGGTCTTTGGTGGGGACATTATAAAGATGAAATACCGACGGGAAGATGCGATGCAATTGTGGAGTTGGATTTCAATACTTATCAAAAACGTTATGAAGTGCGGTTAGCTGCGGTGCGATCGCATATTTCCAACGTTTCCCTATTTAGCCGAAATCTCGATCGGCTAGACTGGATTCTAGACTGGCGAAATGAAGCAGGAGAAGGAGAAAATGCAGAAAAATTATCAATTCCCAATCCGCTGGTAGTGAGAGAATGTCCTACCAACTGGGATGATTTGCAATTGTGGTTTAGACGTGCTTGGCAGACAAAACAAAAATTAGCGATCGCCTATCCACCACCTCAACCAATTTCACCCAACGAAATATGGCAACAACTAGTAGGAATTGCCAAATATCTCAACCGTACTGGAAAAACCGTTACCATCACTCAATTGCAACAAAAACTCACAATTAGCGATGCTTGTTTGCATATGGGATTACAAATGTTAAGCAAATTAGGTTTTCACGTAAAAAATGGGGATGGATACGTGCAAATATCAGGACATCCCTCATTAGAATCACCAAATTTAGATGCAGAAATTTCTAGTTACATCGAGCTATTTTTAGCGGCAGTTAAAGAAGAAAGATTTCGCCGTCAGTATTTCTATAAAGTTCCTATTTCTACGATTCAAACAATGGCATCCAAAAGCGTTTTCAATGTACGTGAAGAATTATTGTTTGAGGATATGCCGTTTTAATGATTTTCCCAATACTCTCGGTACATCGTATAATTGAGAAAAGAAAAGATTCCAAAAATATCCATATTGGGGAAACCGTTTAGCAAGTAAGATGTCTCCTTCTAAATAAATTCGGGTTTCTTTTAAATTATCTGGCCTAATAATGAATCTAATTTGTTCTGGTATTGGCATCCAATGCCCTATAATAGCATCTTTTTGAAAAAACTTAGCTTGAATAAATAATCCTAATAATCTATCCAGGTTCCATGAGGGAACCCAAGTAATTGCACCGAAAATTTTCATTGCTTTTCCCAACTCGGTAAGGGCATCTTGAACAAGCTGATTTTTCCAGATTTTATTATTAAAATTTTCTATGTGAATCCCGTGCATATCTTTTCTTTCTAAACCAGGCCAGATTGCATAACGAACATCAAATTTATTATCTACAGGCGCGATGGGAAGTTCAAGTAAGCCTGGGTTTTTTCCACCTTTAAACGGGTCTGGATTTTCCTTAGTTTTCTTCAATACTTCTAGTTGATTTACATCGGTAATTTCTGCCCAATCTTTTTTAATTTCTTCTTCATCAGAAAAAAGAATTTTTTTCATTCTTAGTCTTAAAACCCAGCTTTCAGGAAATTTATTAAAATATTTTACCGTGAACTCTAATACATCCGGATGAACAAAATCGTCGTCATCTAATGCCAATACATATTTCCCAGAAGCATTTAATAATCCGATCGTTCTTTGCATTACTTCACCACGATAAGGACTCTTGAAATTTTTTATTCTCGAATCATTTATGTATTTGAAATTAGCATCTGGAGGATAAACTAAAATTAACTGAACATCTCCCTTGATTTTTAATAATTGTTCTAACCAATATTCCGAAAAATTTCCTCTGGTAGCCGTGACTATAGATAGTGTAATTTTTTCGCTCATGGTGCTGCAATTAAATTAAATTAAATTAAAAAGGCTGGGAACTCTCGAAGATTATTTGAACTACTGAACTTTACCTCTGCGTTCGCATTTGAAACCCTTCTGACGCCACTCTGGTAAATTTACTTCCGTAATTGGTGTCAAATCAGTGCATTTTGGCGAGTAAAACTTACTGATAACGCTCCATAACAACCCGCGAGTTACATCGAAGGCAGTTAGAAAAAAGGACTCCCGATTTGCCGGAGTACCATCTATTTCTTTTACTATATCTGGTTCCACCCAAATTCCATGCGAACCTAACATAATTTGCGCTAGCCATTTTGCTCTGGGTAAATGGGTAGGGGAAGTAATCAGTTTAATTTTATCAACTTGCCACTGCTGGAGAATGGGAAGGCTAAAAACGAAATTAGTAAAAGTAGAATCAGCACATTTTTCTAGCCAAACATTTTGCATGGGAGCATTCGCTCTTTGAAAAATCAGCCAAATACAGGGATCTTTTGAACCTGATGAAATTAAAATAGGAGTTTGGGGATATTGTTTGGCTAATTCAGCGACGTAAATTTCTCTGGTAATACTTCCTCCCAATACAAACAAAGCATCAACTTTTCCTTGCGATGCTTTTTGCAAAACCATCCCATTATTAATCATCCAAATACCCAGG
The Leptolyngbyaceae cyanobacterium DNA segment above includes these coding regions:
- a CDS encoding glycosyltransferase family A protein — encoded protein: MSEKITLSIVTATRGNFSEYWLEQLLKIKGDVQLILVYPPDANFKYINDSRIKNFKSPYRGEVMQRTIGLLNASGKYVLALDDDDFVHPDVLEFTVKYFNKFPESWVLRLRMKKILFSDEEEIKKDWAEITDVNQLEVLKKTKENPDPFKGGKNPGLLELPIAPVDNKFDVRYAIWPGLERKDMHGIHIENFNNKIWKNQLVQDALTELGKAMKIFGAITWVPSWNLDRLLGLFIQAKFFQKDAIIGHWMPIPEQIRFIIRPDNLKETRIYLEGDILLAKRFPQYGYFWNLFFSQLYDVPRVLGKSLKRHILKQ
- a CDS encoding Uma2 family endonuclease → MVNLTSSTISPSNNIAIAQWQTATWEDYINACEDPTLESARIFFYEGYLLIDMGNEGINHARFNNLLTLVFGFWFTSKGGQAFDDLGGCVIEKPNVGGGAPDRVLYVGGNFPQWQTGEPRKINLDKWRVPDLVCEIADTTLATDLDEKKRLYAALKVPEYWVVDIKGERVLAFRLQENGKYQECEFSGVMEGLPIALLSETLKMLAQGNGMAAMWFAQQIATL
- a CDS encoding GNAT family N-acetyltransferase, translating into MTNSDRNDGTSFNYNSIQVRNMEIDDLAPVYHLGEDVFTSDLYPYLYRTWDEWEVLGLYNTDPEYCLVAEVDEQLAGFILGTIISKSSWTYGYIIWLGINPNFQRRGVGDKLVDKLVERMIEDGVRFMMVDTDPANVPAVKFFTRKGFGNMRQHVFLSMNLSKHDYYGRLIAYEREKAERAAYRGSRRRSSSPPQEIVSEVATKIMVSETPPISQETQDI
- a CDS encoding YdcF family protein, with the protein product MRRKRRLAKPNWLNFIRHWLFSLIRNKFFLAGTISLCLILGIWMINNGMVLQKASQGKVDALFVLGGSITREIYVAELAKQYPQTPILISSGSKDPCIWLIFQRANAPMQNVWLEKCADSTFTNFVFSLPILQQWQVDKIKLITSPTHLPRAKWLAQIMLGSHGIWVEPDIVKEIDGTPANRESFFLTAFDVTRGLLWSVISKFYSPKCTDLTPITEVNLPEWRQKGFKCERRGKVQ
- a CDS encoding DHH family phosphoesterase, with the protein product MPEQQLQWQIQPTIQPPEWFLASVKQYAPELAGNYAVQLLWQRGIRDREQLAGFLNPSLFKPASPFEFGQEMQWAVERLQKARNDGEIVAIWGDFDADGITSTAVLWDGLGQFFPQNTHLFYYVPNRLTESHGLNCEGIDSLANKGVSLIVTCDTGSTNVKEMEYAKTLGIDIIVTDHHTLLPERPPVIAIVNPRYLSPEHQLFNLSGVAVAYKLVEALYQSLPNVPKQPLEDLLDLVTIGLIADLVQLSGDCRYLAQLGIEKLQEDLQKPPALRRRPGVSRLLEFCRKSGDRPTDISFGIGPRINAVSRIQGDASFCVELLTSRDIKHVENLAQATELANSRRKSLQKDVQQQATQKLAELDLSTTSFIVLVETGWPVGVLGLVAGQIAQETGRPTVLLSIEEPASEDSKAGEDNNELSNRKSKIENQKLARGSARSVNQIDLYQLVSAQAHLLHRFGGHPFAAGLSIPVENIPLFTQAINQRLWQQLGSNGSQLGTRNISADLTITVAELGQDLFRELKVLEPCGMGNPVPQLLIKNCWFENIWNKNIQDASGKKIQYIKTEFKICDDSDQIGFPGLWWGHYKDEIPTGRCDAIVELDFNTYQKRYEVRLAAVRSHISNVSLFSRNLDRLDWILDWRNEAGEGENAEKLSIPNPLVVRECPTNWDDLQLWFRRAWQTKQKLAIAYPPPQPISPNEIWQQLVGIAKYLNRTGKTVTITQLQQKLTISDACLHMGLQMLSKLGFHVKNGDGYVQISGHPSLESPNLDAEISSYIELFLAAVKEERFRRQYFYKVPISTIQTMASKSVFNVREELLFEDMPF